One window from the genome of Faecalibacterium sp. HTF-F encodes:
- a CDS encoding ABC transporter permease, with protein sequence MKIYDKKLAYPYFVWMVLFTVVPLIIVVYYAFTDANGAFTLDNLTSISGYGSVFARSLLLALIATVICLVIAFPVGYFLSRLRVNKQHIMLMLVMLPMWMNFLLRTYAWMGLLSVNGPVNAVLGVFGLGPFNMLNTSGAVVLGMVYNYVPYMILPLYTSMTKIDQSLVEAAQDLGASTTKTLVRVLIPMSVPGISTGITMVFVPAVSTFVISRMLGGGSNLLIGDLIEMQFLGNSYNLNVGSAMSLVLMIIVLLCMSFTSSFDEDEMEGVS encoded by the coding sequence ATGAAGATTTACGATAAAAAACTGGCCTATCCCTACTTTGTATGGATGGTGCTGTTCACGGTGGTGCCGCTGATTATCGTTGTGTACTATGCGTTCACCGATGCAAACGGCGCCTTTACGCTGGATAACCTCACCTCCATCAGCGGCTACGGCTCGGTGTTTGCCCGCAGCCTGCTGCTGGCCCTCATTGCCACGGTCATCTGTCTGGTCATTGCGTTCCCGGTGGGCTATTTTCTTTCCCGCCTGCGGGTGAACAAACAGCACATCATGCTCATGCTGGTCATGCTGCCCATGTGGATGAACTTCCTGCTGCGGACCTATGCATGGATGGGCCTGCTCAGTGTCAACGGCCCCGTGAATGCCGTGCTGGGCGTGTTCGGCCTTGGCCCCTTCAATATGCTCAACACCTCCGGCGCGGTGGTGCTTGGCATGGTGTATAACTATGTGCCCTATATGATCCTGCCGCTGTACACCAGCATGACCAAGATCGACCAGAGCCTTGTGGAAGCTGCGCAGGATCTGGGCGCTTCTACCACCAAGACCCTTGTGCGGGTACTCATCCCCATGAGCGTGCCCGGCATCAGCACCGGCATCACCATGGTGTTTGTCCCGGCGGTGTCCACCTTTGTCATCAGTCGTATGCTGGGCGGCGGTTCCAATCTGCTGATTGGTGATCTGATCGAAATGCAGTTTCTGGGCAACAGCTACAACTTGAACGTAGGCTCTGCTATGAGCCTTGTACTGATGATCATTGTGCTGCTGTGCATGAGCTTTACCTCCAGCTTTGATGAAGATGAAATGGAGGGCGTGTCCTGA
- the potA gene encoding spermidine/putrescine ABC transporter ATP-binding protein, producing the protein MDNSVIVSLRDIVVEFDGQRILDGLNLDIHDKEFVTLLGPSGCGKTTTLRLIAGFLEPNAGKVLLKGEDITGVPPYKRPVNTVFQKYALFPHLNVFENVAFGLRLKKLDEETIRRKVRNMLEVVGLKGFERRSISQMSGGQQQRVAIARSLVNEPEILLLDEPLGALDLKLRKEMQLELKRLQREMNITFVYVTHDQEEALTMSDTVVVMNGGKVQQIGTPEDIYNEPKNAFVADFIGDSNIVDGVMHRDFLVSFSGVDFPCVDRGFAREQSVQVVVRPEDIEVVSPVEGQLVGVVNDVIFKGVHFEMHVECEGREWLIHSTRACTPGETIGMRIGPNEIHIMARSEG; encoded by the coding sequence ATGGACAACTCGGTGATCGTTTCACTGCGTGATATCGTAGTGGAATTTGATGGTCAGCGCATTCTGGATGGGCTGAATCTGGACATCCATGACAAAGAGTTCGTGACTCTGCTGGGTCCCTCCGGCTGCGGCAAAACCACCACTCTGCGCCTGATCGCGGGTTTTCTGGAGCCGAATGCCGGCAAAGTACTGCTGAAAGGCGAGGACATCACCGGCGTGCCGCCCTATAAGCGCCCGGTGAATACCGTTTTCCAGAAGTATGCACTGTTCCCGCACCTGAATGTGTTCGAGAACGTGGCCTTTGGCCTGCGTCTGAAAAAGCTGGACGAAGAGACCATCCGCCGCAAGGTGCGCAATATGCTGGAAGTCGTGGGCCTGAAAGGCTTCGAGCGCCGCAGCATCAGCCAGATGTCCGGTGGTCAGCAGCAGCGCGTTGCCATTGCCCGCAGTCTGGTGAACGAGCCGGAGATCCTGCTGCTGGACGAACCCCTCGGTGCGCTGGATCTCAAGCTGCGCAAGGAAATGCAGCTGGAGCTCAAGCGCCTGCAGCGTGAAATGAACATTACCTTTGTTTATGTCACCCACGATCAGGAAGAAGCCCTGACCATGTCCGACACCGTTGTGGTCATGAACGGCGGCAAGGTGCAGCAGATCGGCACACCCGAGGATATTTATAATGAACCGAAGAACGCCTTTGTGGCAGACTTTATCGGTGATTCCAACATTGTGGACGGTGTGATGCACCGGGATTTTCTGGTGTCATTCTCCGGCGTGGACTTCCCCTGTGTGGACCGCGGCTTTGCCCGCGAGCAGAGCGTGCAGGTGGTAGTGCGCCCCGAGGATATCGAGGTGGTATCGCCTGTGGAAGGCCAGCTGGTAGGCGTTGTGAACGACGTCATTTTCAAGGGTGTCCACTTTGAAATGCATGTGGAATGCGAGGGCCGTGAATGGCTCATCCACTCCACCCGCGCCTGCACACCCGGTGAGACCATTGGTATGCGCATCGGCCCCAACGAGATCCATATCATGGCGCGTTCGGAGGGGTGA